In one Pseudarthrobacter sp. NBSH8 genomic region, the following are encoded:
- a CDS encoding sarcosine oxidase subunit delta: MLLIPCPNCGSRDETEFHYGGQAHVAYPENPTELNDREWAEFLFYRDNTKGAFAERWLHSTGCRQWFNMLRDTVTYDIQSVYPMGTPRPAPANPAVPDSGTASTAADSTTTGAAAPSTSATSITAPEGATK; this comes from the coding sequence ATGCTGCTCATCCCCTGCCCCAACTGCGGCTCGCGCGACGAGACCGAGTTCCACTACGGCGGCCAGGCCCACGTGGCCTACCCGGAAAACCCCACCGAGCTGAACGACCGCGAATGGGCCGAATTCCTGTTCTACCGGGACAACACCAAGGGCGCCTTCGCCGAGCGTTGGCTGCACAGCACCGGCTGCCGCCAGTGGTTCAACATGCTCCGCGACACCGTCACCTACGACATCCAGTCCGTCTACCCGATGGGCACGCCCCGGCCCGCACCGGCCAACCCGGCCGTCCCGGACTCAGGCACTGCCAGCACCGCCGCTGACAGCACCACCACCGGTGCCGCCGCGCCCAGCACCTCAGCAACCAGCATCACCGCCCCGGAAGGAGCAACCAAGTGA
- the glyA gene encoding serine hydroxymethyltransferase translates to MVEQLNDRLSLVDPEVQQAISNELVRQQSTLEMIASENFAPSAVMEAQGSVLTNKYAEGYPGKRYYGGCEHVDVIEQLAIDRVKALFGAEFANVQPHSGAQANAAAMFALLDPGDTIMGLSLAHGGHLTHGMKINFSGKLYNVVPYHVREDDLRVDMAEVEALALEHRPKLIVAGWSAYSRQLDFAEFRRIADLVDAYLMVDMAHFAGLVAAGLHPNPVPYADVVTTTTHKTLGGPRGGVILAREKYARKINSAVFPGQQGGPLEHVIAAKAVAFKLAGTPEFKERQERVLQGSKLLAERLLRDDVSAAGISVVNGGTDVHLVLVDLRHSELDGQQAEDALHRIGITVNRNAVPFDPRPPMVSSGLRIGTPALATRGFGAVEFAEVADIIATALIAAASAASLSEDTAVELRARVTALAEQFPLYPHLTADAALAGVEADMIGAAQ, encoded by the coding sequence GTGGTTGAGCAGTTGAACGATCGACTTTCCCTCGTCGATCCCGAGGTCCAGCAGGCCATTAGCAATGAGCTGGTCCGCCAGCAGTCCACGCTGGAAATGATCGCCTCGGAGAATTTCGCCCCGTCCGCCGTCATGGAGGCGCAGGGCTCGGTCCTGACCAACAAGTACGCCGAGGGCTACCCCGGCAAGCGCTACTACGGCGGCTGCGAGCACGTGGACGTCATCGAACAGCTCGCCATCGACCGGGTCAAGGCACTGTTCGGTGCCGAATTCGCCAACGTGCAGCCGCACTCCGGCGCCCAGGCCAACGCCGCCGCCATGTTCGCCCTGCTGGACCCGGGCGACACCATCATGGGCCTGAGCCTGGCCCACGGCGGGCACCTCACCCACGGCATGAAGATCAACTTCTCCGGCAAGCTCTACAACGTGGTCCCGTACCACGTGCGTGAAGACGACCTCCGGGTGGACATGGCCGAGGTCGAAGCACTCGCCCTCGAACACCGCCCGAAGCTGATCGTCGCCGGCTGGTCCGCCTACTCCCGCCAGCTCGACTTCGCCGAGTTCCGCCGGATCGCCGACCTCGTGGACGCCTACCTCATGGTGGATATGGCCCACTTCGCCGGCCTGGTGGCTGCAGGGCTGCACCCCAATCCGGTGCCCTACGCCGACGTCGTCACCACCACCACGCACAAGACCCTCGGCGGCCCTCGCGGCGGCGTCATCCTCGCCAGGGAAAAGTACGCCCGCAAGATCAACAGCGCCGTGTTCCCCGGCCAACAAGGCGGCCCGCTGGAGCACGTCATCGCCGCCAAGGCCGTGGCCTTCAAGCTCGCCGGCACCCCTGAATTCAAGGAACGCCAGGAACGCGTCCTGCAAGGATCCAAGCTGCTGGCCGAACGGCTCCTCCGTGACGACGTCTCCGCGGCCGGCATCTCCGTGGTCAACGGCGGCACCGACGTGCACCTGGTCCTGGTGGACCTCCGCCACTCGGAACTGGACGGCCAGCAGGCCGAAGACGCGCTGCACCGGATCGGCATTACGGTGAACCGCAACGCCGTACCATTCGATCCCCGCCCGCCGATGGTGTCATCCGGACTCCGCATCGGCACACCAGCCCTCGCCACTCGGGGCTTCGGTGCCGTGGAGTTCGCCGAGGTTGCGGACATCATCGCAACGGCGCTCATCGCCGCTGCCAGCGCTGCATCACTTAGCGAGGACACCGCCGTCGAACTCCGCGCCCGGGTGACGGCCCTGGCAGAACAATTCCCCCTTTACCCCCACCTCACCGCCGACGCCGCCCTGGCGGGCGTTGAGGCAGACATGATTGGAGCAGCCCAGTGA
- the purU gene encoding formyltetrahydrofolate deformylase has protein sequence MTDIQTETRPLPVTTVEHVLTLDCPETPGIVHAVSGFLLEHGCDIVDSKQFGERSEAHFFMRVHFASDGDASTADTLRAAFGPVAERFGMSWRLERHGAKRRVLIMVSKFGHCLNDLLFRARTGELPVEIAAVVSNHTDHQTLVEWHGIPFFHVPVTAGTKPAAEARLLELVDELDVELVVLARYMQVLSDELTRKLDGRAINIHHSFLPSFKGAKPYHQAYARGVKTVGATAHYVNAELDEGPIISQQTVEVDHTYGPEDLVAAGRDTECKALSNAVRWHCEGRVILQGNRTVVLR, from the coding sequence ATGACCGACATCCAGACTGAAACACGCCCGTTGCCGGTCACAACCGTGGAACACGTCCTGACGCTGGACTGCCCCGAGACGCCGGGCATCGTCCACGCCGTCTCAGGTTTCCTGCTGGAGCATGGCTGCGACATCGTGGACAGCAAGCAGTTCGGCGAACGGTCCGAGGCGCACTTTTTTATGCGCGTGCACTTCGCGTCCGACGGCGATGCCTCCACCGCTGACACGCTGCGGGCCGCTTTTGGCCCGGTGGCGGAGCGGTTCGGGATGAGTTGGCGGCTGGAGCGGCACGGCGCCAAGCGCCGCGTGCTGATCATGGTGTCCAAGTTCGGCCACTGCCTGAACGACCTGCTGTTCCGTGCCAGAACCGGTGAGCTTCCGGTGGAGATCGCCGCTGTGGTCTCCAACCACACGGACCACCAGACGCTGGTGGAATGGCACGGCATTCCGTTCTTCCACGTGCCCGTCACCGCCGGCACCAAACCGGCCGCCGAGGCCCGGCTGCTGGAACTGGTGGATGAACTCGACGTGGAACTGGTGGTGCTGGCCCGCTACATGCAGGTGCTCAGCGACGAACTCACGCGCAAGCTCGACGGGCGCGCCATCAACATCCACCACTCGTTCCTGCCCAGCTTCAAGGGCGCCAAGCCGTATCACCAGGCGTACGCGCGCGGCGTGAAGACCGTGGGGGCCACCGCCCACTATGTCAACGCCGAGCTCGATGAAGGGCCGATCATCTCCCAGCAGACCGTTGAGGTAGACCACACCTACGGCCCCGAGGACCTTGTCGCTGCCGGCCGGGACACCGAGTGCAAGGCGCTCAGCAACGCCGTGCGCTGGCACTGCGAGGGCAGGGTCATCCTGCAGGGCAACAGGACGGTGGTGCTGCGATAG
- a CDS encoding sarcosine oxidase subunit beta family protein: MSNQQLPEHPDFLWRNPEPKSSYDAVIVGGGGHGLATAYFLAKNHGMTNIAVLEKGWLAGGNMARNTTIIRSNYLWDESAAIYEHALKLWEILPEELEYDFLFSQRGVMNLAHTLGDVRESMRRVGANKLNGVDAEWLDPQQVKELCPILNINDNIRYPVMGATYQPRAGIAKHDHVAWAFARKCDELGVDIIQNCEVTGFVKDGNRVVGVKTNQGTINTEKVGLCAAGHSSVLAEMAGFRLPIQSHPLQALVSELHEPVHPTVVMSNHVHVYVSQAHKGELVMGAGVDSYNGYGQRGSFHVIEHQMAAAVELFPIFARAHVLRTWGGIVDTTLDASPIVGNTPVENMFVNCGWGTGGFKGTPAAGLTFAHNIATGTPHELNKPFALERFETGALIDEHGAAAVAH; this comes from the coding sequence GTGAGCAACCAACAGCTCCCGGAGCACCCGGATTTCCTCTGGCGGAATCCGGAACCCAAGTCCTCCTACGACGCCGTGATTGTGGGCGGCGGCGGGCACGGCCTGGCTACCGCCTACTTCCTCGCCAAGAACCACGGGATGACCAACATCGCCGTCCTGGAAAAAGGCTGGCTGGCCGGCGGCAACATGGCCCGGAACACCACCATCATCCGTTCCAACTACCTCTGGGACGAGAGCGCGGCCATCTACGAGCACGCCCTCAAGCTCTGGGAAATCCTGCCGGAAGAGCTCGAGTACGACTTCCTGTTCAGCCAGCGCGGCGTGATGAACCTCGCCCACACCCTGGGTGACGTCCGCGAAAGCATGCGGCGGGTCGGAGCGAACAAGCTCAACGGCGTGGACGCGGAATGGCTTGATCCGCAGCAGGTCAAGGAACTCTGCCCCATCCTGAACATCAACGACAACATCCGTTACCCCGTTATGGGCGCCACGTACCAGCCCCGTGCGGGCATCGCCAAGCACGACCACGTTGCCTGGGCTTTCGCCCGCAAATGCGACGAACTCGGCGTGGACATCATCCAGAACTGCGAAGTCACCGGCTTCGTCAAGGACGGCAACCGCGTGGTGGGCGTCAAGACCAATCAAGGCACCATCAACACCGAAAAGGTGGGCCTGTGCGCTGCCGGGCACAGCTCGGTCCTGGCCGAAATGGCAGGCTTCCGGCTCCCCATCCAGTCGCACCCGCTGCAGGCGCTTGTGTCCGAACTGCACGAGCCGGTCCACCCCACCGTGGTCATGTCCAACCACGTGCATGTCTACGTCTCCCAGGCACACAAGGGCGAACTGGTCATGGGTGCCGGCGTGGACTCCTACAACGGCTACGGCCAGCGCGGCTCCTTCCACGTCATCGAGCACCAGATGGCTGCCGCCGTCGAACTCTTCCCCATCTTTGCCCGGGCGCACGTGCTCCGGACGTGGGGCGGCATCGTGGACACCACCCTGGATGCCTCCCCCATCGTGGGCAACACCCCGGTGGAGAACATGTTTGTGAACTGCGGCTGGGGCACCGGCGGCTTCAAGGGCACCCCGGCCGCAGGCCTCACCTTCGCGCACAACATCGCCACCGGGACCCCGCACGAACTGAACAAGCCGTTTGCGCTGGAACGCTTCGAAACCGGCGCCCTGATCGACGAACACGGCGCAGCCGCCGTCGCCCACTAG
- a CDS encoding L-serine ammonia-lyase, with translation MALSALDLFSVGIGPSSSHTVGPMRAAKLFADGLKSGGLLSSTTRVRAELFGSLGATGRGHGSDKAVVLGLQGLDPETVDTSTADDQVAAAALDAELMICGDHRVDFNWDEDVVLHRRKSLPAHPNGMTFRALDHAGTVLSERSFYSIGGGFVVDGDADSGDRVVADDTALPYPFTSADELLAICRREGMSISDVMLANELVWRSEAELREKLLALWAVMRECVDNGCAAEGILPGGLNVRRRAPSLFKTLTADTGVTDPLRAMEWVNLFALAVNEENAAGGRIVTAPTNGAAGIVPAVLHYYVKFVPGADDDGVVRFLLAAAAVGILFKINASISGAEVGCQGEVGSACSMAAAGLCEVLGGTPEQVENAAEVGIEHNLGLTCDPVGGLVQIPCIERNAIASVKAINAARLSLHGDGSHKVSLDKAIKTMRETGADMKTKYKETSRGGLAVNVIEC, from the coding sequence ATGGCGCTTAGCGCCCTGGACCTGTTTTCCGTTGGCATCGGGCCGTCGTCCTCACACACGGTCGGCCCGATGCGGGCGGCAAAACTGTTCGCTGACGGGCTCAAAAGCGGCGGGCTCCTGAGCTCAACCACCCGGGTCCGGGCCGAACTGTTCGGCTCCCTTGGTGCCACCGGGCGGGGCCACGGCTCCGACAAGGCGGTGGTACTGGGCCTGCAGGGCCTGGACCCGGAGACGGTGGATACCTCCACCGCCGACGACCAGGTGGCCGCAGCCGCCCTCGACGCCGAACTTATGATCTGCGGGGATCACCGGGTGGACTTCAACTGGGACGAGGACGTAGTACTGCACCGCCGCAAGTCCCTCCCCGCCCACCCCAACGGCATGACCTTCCGGGCCCTGGACCACGCCGGCACCGTCCTTAGCGAACGGAGCTTCTACTCCATCGGCGGCGGATTCGTAGTGGACGGCGACGCCGATTCCGGCGACAGGGTGGTGGCCGATGACACCGCCCTGCCATACCCGTTCACCAGCGCCGACGAACTCCTGGCGATCTGCCGGCGCGAGGGGATGTCCATTTCCGACGTGATGCTCGCAAACGAGCTGGTGTGGCGCAGCGAAGCGGAGCTCCGCGAGAAGCTGCTGGCACTCTGGGCCGTGATGCGCGAGTGCGTGGACAACGGCTGCGCCGCGGAAGGAATCCTTCCCGGCGGACTCAACGTCAGGCGGCGGGCGCCGTCGTTATTCAAGACCCTGACGGCGGATACGGGCGTCACTGATCCCCTCCGGGCGATGGAATGGGTCAACCTGTTCGCCCTCGCAGTCAACGAAGAAAACGCCGCGGGCGGGCGGATTGTCACGGCTCCCACCAACGGCGCGGCCGGCATCGTGCCTGCCGTCCTGCACTACTACGTCAAGTTTGTTCCGGGGGCCGACGACGACGGTGTGGTCCGCTTCCTCCTCGCGGCGGCCGCCGTCGGGATTCTTTTCAAGATCAACGCCTCCATCTCCGGCGCCGAAGTGGGCTGCCAGGGCGAAGTGGGCTCTGCCTGTTCCATGGCTGCAGCGGGCCTGTGCGAGGTCCTCGGCGGCACGCCCGAACAAGTGGAAAACGCCGCCGAAGTGGGGATCGAGCACAACCTCGGGCTGACCTGCGACCCGGTGGGCGGCCTGGTGCAGATCCCCTGCATCGAACGGAACGCCATCGCCAGCGTCAAAGCGATCAACGCCGCGCGGCTGTCCCTCCACGGGGACGGCAGCCACAAAGTGTCCTTGGACAAGGCCATCAAAACCATGCGTGAGACAGGAGCGGACATGAAAACCAAATACAAGGAAACCTCCCGCGGAGGTCTCGCCGTCAACGTGATCGAGTGCTGA
- a CDS encoding sarcosine oxidase subunit alpha family protein: MTSQNARLAAGGRIDRTMSWRFTVDGEEFTGHPGDTLASALLANGRIAAGNSLYEDRPRGIMSAGVEEANALVRVEARFPGHVAESMLPATTVTLVDGLKADLLNGLGRLDPEEDRAEYDKKYVHTDVLVIGGGPAGLAAAREAVRTGARVMLMDDQPELGGSLLSGSTAPALAEDIEGKPALEWVADVEAELVSGAESTVLNRTTAFGAYDANYVIAVQNRTDHLSSPAAPGVSRQRIWHVRANQVVLAPGAHERPLVFENNDRPGIMLASAVRSYLNRYAVAAGQRIVISTTNDSAYSLAADLRAAGVKIQAVVDARPALTAVAAAAVEAGTRVLIGSAVADTAAGASPDGRLNAVTVRSISEDGALTSGIEEIACDLLAVSGGWSPLVHLHSQRQGKLRWDEDLAAFVPSTVVPNQQTIGSGRGSFEIGDCLAEGISAGAAAAIAAGFESSTKPAAPGEPKASAPTRQLWLVPGQTGTPDDWHHHFVDFQRDQSVADVLRSTGAGMRSVEHIKRYTSISTANDQGKTSGVNAIGVIAAALRTAGEASRGIGDIGTTTYRAPFTPVAFSALAGRQRGELFDPARLTSVHPWHVAQGALFEDVGQWKRPWYYPQAGEDMDAAVLRECAAVRESVGFMDATTLGKIEIRGKDAGEFLNRMYTNAFKKLAPGSARYGVMCMADGMIFDDGVTLRLDADRFFMTTTTGGAAKVLDWLEEWLQTEWPELDVHCTSVTEQWSTIAVVGPKSRAVLAKVAPELAADGGLEADAFPFMTFRETTLASGVQARICRISFSGELAYEINVPSWYGLNTWEAVAAAGAEFNITPYGTETMHVLRAEKGYPIVGQDTDGTVTPQDAGMEWVVSKAKDFIGKRSYARADAQRADRKHLVSVLPVDGTLRLPEGTQLVEKGIATNPAYGPVPMEGFVTSSYHSAALGRSFALALIKNGRNRIGETLVAAAGDQLVDVVVAETVLFDPEGTRKDG, encoded by the coding sequence GTGACTTCCCAGAACGCCCGCCTCGCCGCCGGCGGACGCATCGACCGCACCATGTCCTGGCGCTTCACCGTGGACGGCGAGGAATTCACCGGACACCCCGGCGACACCCTCGCCTCCGCACTGCTCGCCAACGGCCGGATCGCCGCCGGAAACTCGCTCTACGAAGACCGGCCCCGCGGCATCATGTCCGCCGGGGTGGAGGAAGCCAACGCACTGGTCCGGGTCGAAGCACGGTTCCCGGGCCACGTGGCCGAATCCATGCTCCCCGCCACCACCGTCACCCTGGTGGACGGCCTGAAAGCGGACCTGCTCAACGGTCTGGGCCGCCTGGATCCCGAGGAAGACCGGGCTGAATACGACAAGAAGTACGTGCACACCGACGTCCTGGTGATCGGCGGTGGCCCCGCCGGACTGGCCGCCGCCCGCGAAGCGGTCCGCACCGGTGCCCGCGTGATGCTCATGGATGACCAGCCCGAACTGGGAGGATCGCTCCTGTCCGGATCCACTGCGCCCGCACTGGCCGAGGACATCGAAGGCAAGCCCGCCCTGGAATGGGTGGCCGACGTGGAAGCCGAACTCGTCTCCGGAGCCGAAAGTACGGTCCTGAACCGCACCACGGCCTTCGGCGCCTACGATGCCAACTACGTCATCGCGGTGCAGAACCGCACGGACCACCTGTCCAGCCCGGCGGCGCCCGGTGTATCCCGGCAGCGGATTTGGCACGTGCGTGCTAATCAGGTGGTGCTGGCCCCCGGCGCCCACGAACGGCCCCTGGTCTTCGAGAACAACGACCGGCCCGGCATCATGCTCGCCTCGGCCGTCCGCAGCTACCTCAACCGCTACGCCGTGGCCGCAGGGCAGCGCATCGTCATCAGCACCACCAACGACAGCGCCTACTCCCTCGCCGCGGACCTGCGCGCCGCGGGCGTCAAGATCCAGGCCGTCGTGGACGCCCGTCCCGCGCTGACCGCTGTGGCAGCCGCCGCCGTCGAAGCAGGCACCCGCGTGCTGATCGGCAGCGCCGTGGCGGACACCGCCGCCGGCGCCAGCCCCGATGGCCGGCTGAATGCCGTCACCGTCCGCAGCATCAGCGAAGACGGCGCCCTCACCTCCGGCATCGAGGAAATCGCCTGCGATCTGCTCGCTGTCTCCGGCGGCTGGAGCCCGCTGGTGCACCTCCACTCGCAACGGCAGGGCAAGCTGCGCTGGGACGAGGACCTGGCGGCCTTTGTGCCGAGCACCGTGGTGCCGAACCAGCAGACCATTGGCTCCGGCCGTGGCAGCTTCGAAATCGGGGACTGCCTGGCCGAGGGCATCTCCGCCGGCGCCGCGGCTGCCATTGCGGCGGGCTTCGAGTCCAGCACAAAGCCCGCTGCCCCCGGCGAGCCGAAAGCGTCCGCCCCTACGCGCCAGCTGTGGCTGGTGCCCGGTCAGACCGGCACGCCAGACGACTGGCACCACCACTTCGTGGACTTCCAGCGCGACCAGTCCGTGGCCGACGTCCTGCGATCCACCGGCGCCGGCATGCGGTCCGTGGAGCACATCAAGCGCTACACCTCGATCAGCACCGCCAACGACCAGGGCAAGACCTCAGGGGTCAACGCGATCGGCGTCATCGCAGCGGCGCTGCGGACCGCCGGCGAAGCCTCCCGTGGCATCGGCGACATCGGCACCACCACCTACCGTGCACCGTTCACCCCGGTGGCGTTCTCGGCCCTCGCCGGACGCCAGCGCGGCGAACTCTTCGATCCCGCCCGCCTCACTTCGGTCCACCCGTGGCACGTCGCGCAGGGTGCCCTGTTCGAGGACGTCGGGCAGTGGAAGCGGCCCTGGTACTACCCTCAGGCCGGGGAAGACATGGACGCTGCCGTGCTCCGGGAGTGCGCCGCCGTCCGCGAATCCGTCGGTTTTATGGACGCCACCACGCTGGGCAAGATCGAAATCCGGGGCAAGGACGCCGGTGAGTTCCTCAACCGGATGTACACCAACGCGTTCAAGAAGCTCGCACCGGGTTCCGCCCGCTACGGCGTGATGTGCATGGCGGACGGCATGATTTTCGACGACGGCGTGACCCTGCGCCTGGATGCGGACCGGTTCTTCATGACCACCACGACAGGCGGCGCCGCGAAGGTGTTGGACTGGCTGGAGGAATGGCTGCAGACCGAATGGCCTGAGCTGGACGTGCACTGCACCTCGGTGACCGAACAGTGGTCCACCATTGCCGTCGTCGGGCCCAAATCCCGGGCGGTGCTCGCCAAAGTGGCGCCGGAGCTGGCAGCCGACGGCGGCCTCGAAGCAGATGCCTTCCCGTTCATGACATTCCGGGAAACCACGCTGGCTTCCGGCGTCCAGGCACGGATCTGCCGGATCTCGTTCTCCGGCGAACTGGCCTACGAGATCAACGTGCCGTCCTGGTACGGGCTGAACACCTGGGAAGCGGTAGCCGCAGCCGGGGCTGAATTCAACATCACCCCCTACGGCACCGAAACGATGCACGTGCTCCGCGCAGAGAAGGGTTACCCCATCGTTGGCCAGGACACCGACGGTACGGTCACCCCGCAGGACGCGGGGATGGAATGGGTGGTCTCGAAGGCCAAGGACTTCATCGGCAAACGCTCCTACGCCCGGGCCGACGCCCAGCGCGCGGACCGCAAGCACCTGGTCAGCGTCCTGCCCGTGGACGGGACGCTGAGGCTGCCCGAAGGCACCCAGCTTGTGGAGAAGGGCATCGCCACGAACCCCGCCTACGGCCCGGTCCCCATGGAGGGGTTCGTGACCTCGAGCTACCACAGCGCCGCTCTGGGCAGGTCCTTCGCGCTGGCCCTGATCAAGAATGGCCGCAACCGCATCGGCGAGACCCTGGTGGCCGCCGCCGGCGACCAGCTCGTTGACGTTGTTGTCGCCGAAACCGTACTTTTTGACCCCGAAGGGACCCGCAAAGATGGCTAA
- the pdxS gene encoding pyridoxal 5'-phosphate synthase lyase subunit PdxS, with protein sequence MAEMLKGGVIMDVVNVEQARIAEDAGAVAVMALERVPADIRAQGGVSRMSDPDMIDKIIDAVSVPVMAKARIGHFVEAQVLQSLGVDYIDESEVLTPADYVHHIDKWNFTVPFVCGATNLGEALRRINEGAAMIRSKGEAGTGDVSNATGHMRQIRAEIAKLAALPEDELYVAAKELQAPYELVKEVAAAGKLPVVLFTAGGIATPADAAMMMQLGADGVFVGSGIFKSGNPAQRAAAVVKATTFFDDPDVIAKASRGLGEAMVGINVDEIPQPHRLAQRGW encoded by the coding sequence ATGGCTGAGATGCTCAAGGGCGGCGTCATCATGGACGTCGTCAACGTTGAACAGGCCCGCATCGCCGAAGACGCCGGTGCCGTTGCAGTCATGGCCCTCGAACGCGTTCCGGCCGATATCCGTGCCCAGGGCGGCGTGTCCCGCATGTCCGATCCGGACATGATCGACAAGATAATCGACGCCGTCTCCGTCCCGGTGATGGCCAAGGCCCGGATCGGCCACTTCGTCGAGGCCCAGGTCCTGCAGTCCCTCGGCGTGGACTACATTGACGAGTCCGAGGTCCTGACCCCGGCCGACTACGTCCACCACATCGACAAGTGGAACTTCACGGTTCCCTTCGTCTGTGGCGCCACCAACCTCGGTGAGGCGCTGCGCCGCATCAACGAAGGCGCGGCCATGATCCGCTCCAAGGGCGAGGCCGGCACCGGCGACGTCTCCAACGCCACCGGGCACATGCGCCAGATCCGCGCCGAGATCGCCAAGCTCGCCGCCCTGCCCGAGGACGAGCTCTACGTCGCGGCCAAGGAACTGCAGGCCCCGTACGAACTGGTCAAGGAAGTTGCCGCCGCCGGCAAGCTCCCCGTGGTCCTGTTCACCGCCGGCGGCATCGCCACCCCGGCCGACGCCGCCATGATGATGCAGCTCGGCGCTGACGGTGTATTTGTCGGTTCCGGTATCTTCAAATCCGGCAACCCGGCCCAGCGCGCCGCCGCCGTGGTCAAGGCCACCACCTTCTTCGATGACCCCGACGTCATCGCCAAGGCCTCCCGCGGCCTCGGCGAAGCCATGGTCGGCATCAACGTCGACGAAATCCCCCAGCCGCACCGCCTCGCCCAACGCGGCTGGTAA
- a CDS encoding GntR family transcriptional regulator: MNALPVLPPAEDEAPSQAEAAYRQLRDKLIMLEIRPGEPINDGQLAAELGFGRTPVREAIKRLEVDHLVVSYPRRGTFATNVDFTELADVSAIRELLEPLAARRAANRASESMRRELLQVADAIAKLDPNPGETRDLMRYDLTVHRLIYKAAANPHLEDTLIRYDNLATRIWCLVLDKVPSVSGHITEHVDLLKAVAAGDADRAAELALHHVTSFEETIRKVL; encoded by the coding sequence TTGAATGCACTTCCTGTACTGCCTCCCGCCGAGGATGAAGCGCCGTCGCAGGCGGAGGCCGCCTACCGGCAGCTGCGCGACAAGCTGATCATGCTCGAAATCCGCCCCGGCGAGCCGATCAACGACGGGCAGCTGGCGGCCGAGCTGGGCTTCGGCCGCACGCCGGTGCGAGAGGCTATCAAGCGGCTGGAGGTAGACCATCTGGTGGTGTCCTATCCGCGCCGCGGTACTTTTGCCACGAATGTGGACTTCACGGAACTGGCCGATGTCTCGGCGATCCGGGAACTGCTGGAGCCGCTGGCCGCGCGCCGTGCGGCCAACAGGGCAAGCGAGTCCATGCGCCGTGAACTGCTGCAGGTCGCTGATGCCATTGCGAAGCTGGATCCCAACCCCGGGGAGACGCGCGACCTCATGAGGTACGACCTGACGGTTCACCGGCTGATCTACAAGGCGGCCGCCAACCCGCACCTGGAAGACACGTTGATCCGCTACGACAACCTGGCTACGCGCATCTGGTGCCTGGTCCTGGACAAGGTCCCATCGGTCAGTGGCCACATCACCGAGCACGTGGACCTGCTCAAGGCGGTCGCCGCGGGCGACGCCGACAGGGCGGCCGAGCTTGCCCTGCACCACGTCACCAGCTTTGAGGAAACCATCCGCAAGGTGCTCTAG
- a CDS encoding sarcosine oxidase subunit gamma — protein sequence MANTAALDGINGLRDIRRSPASHLAAAMDAGSIQGTVVLKEGLFQTMAGVRVDPRSEEGSRIAAVTGGLPARCGDVGGTDRVTVLWLGPSEFLVVAPEEAHDSLGGDLIGSLVAALGDAPGQVVDLSANRTTFELSGPRARAVLEKGCALDLHPRSFTTGAALSTEVGNIPVVLQKIGEESYRLFPRASFAEFLGRWLLDAMREFASPEVP from the coding sequence ATGGCTAACACAGCAGCACTCGACGGCATCAATGGACTCCGCGACATCCGCCGCAGCCCGGCCTCACACCTGGCCGCGGCAATGGATGCCGGCTCCATCCAGGGAACGGTGGTCCTGAAAGAAGGCCTGTTCCAGACCATGGCCGGCGTCCGGGTGGATCCCCGCTCCGAAGAAGGCTCACGGATCGCCGCCGTTACCGGCGGCCTGCCGGCACGCTGCGGCGACGTGGGCGGCACGGACCGCGTCACCGTTCTTTGGCTGGGACCCTCCGAGTTCCTGGTGGTGGCACCGGAAGAAGCCCACGATTCCCTGGGCGGTGACCTCATCGGCTCCCTCGTGGCCGCGCTGGGCGATGCACCGGGCCAGGTTGTGGACCTCTCCGCCAACCGCACCACGTTCGAGCTCTCCGGTCCGCGCGCCCGGGCCGTCCTGGAAAAGGGCTGCGCCCTGGACCTGCACCCCCGCAGCTTCACCACGGGTGCAGCCCTGTCCACCGAGGTAGGCAATATCCCGGTGGTCCTGCAGAAGATCGGGGAGGAAAGCTACCGGCTCTTCCCCCGGGCCTCGTTCGCGGAGTTCCTGGGCCGTTGGCTCCTGGACGCAATGAGGGAGTTCGCTTCCCCCGAGGTGCCCTGA